From a region of the Ponticoccus alexandrii genome:
- the katG gene encoding catalase/peroxidase HPI: MDGNDMKMAGGCPVMHNATNNAGRSNKDWWPNQLNLRILAQGGGDPMPDGFDYAEAFRALDLDAVKADLTALMTDSQDWWPADYGHYGPFFIRMAWHSAGTYRTADGRGGASTGTQRFAPLNSWPDNGNLDKARRLLWPVKEKYGNALSWADLMILAGNVAIESMGGRTFGFGGGRADVWAPEEDIYWGSETEWLATSDKPNSRYSGDRDLENPLAAVQMGLIYVNPEGPDGNPDPLASGRDIRETFGRMAMNDEETVALVAGGHTFGKAHGAGDPALVGAEPEAGPLQDMGFGWLNKHGSGKGVDTTTSGIEGPWTATPTTWDMGYFDVLFGYEWELTKSPAGAQIWHAKDLKDGDRAPQVDGSGQRVPLMMTTADMAMRMDPIYGPISKRFHENPEEFAEAFARAWFKLTHRDMGPKCCYVGKEVPAEDLIWQDPVPPVDHPLIDDADIKALKAEVLGSGLSVADLVWTAWASASTFRGSDKRGGANGARIRLAPQKDWDANDPERIARVLDTLGSIQSAFNGGASDGKRVSVADLIVLAGCAAVEAAARAGGHSISVPFTPGRTDATEAQTDAGSFEPMEPLSDGFRNYQSQSFRYPAEALLVDRAQLLTLSAPEMTVLVGGLRAIGATCGTDGVLTDRPGTLSADFFVNILDMGTEWAPLDETETRFEGRDRKTGKAKWTGTRVDLVFGSNSQLRALSEVYASGANAGQFVEDFVAAWCKVMNADRFDLS; encoded by the coding sequence ATGGACGGAAACGACATGAAGATGGCCGGCGGTTGCCCGGTCATGCACAACGCGACGAACAACGCGGGGCGCAGCAACAAGGACTGGTGGCCGAACCAGCTGAACCTGCGCATCCTCGCACAGGGCGGCGGCGATCCGATGCCCGACGGCTTCGACTACGCCGAAGCGTTCAGGGCGCTGGATCTGGACGCGGTCAAGGCGGACCTGACGGCGCTGATGACCGACAGCCAGGACTGGTGGCCCGCGGACTACGGCCATTACGGCCCGTTTTTCATCCGCATGGCCTGGCATTCGGCCGGCACCTACCGCACCGCCGACGGGCGCGGCGGCGCCTCGACCGGCACCCAGCGCTTCGCGCCGCTGAACTCGTGGCCCGACAACGGGAACCTCGACAAGGCCCGCCGCCTGCTGTGGCCGGTCAAGGAGAAATACGGCAACGCGCTGAGCTGGGCCGACCTGATGATCCTCGCCGGCAATGTCGCCATCGAGAGCATGGGCGGCCGCACCTTCGGATTCGGCGGTGGCCGCGCCGATGTCTGGGCGCCCGAGGAAGACATCTACTGGGGCTCGGAAACCGAGTGGCTCGCCACATCGGACAAGCCGAACAGCCGCTATTCCGGCGACCGTGATCTGGAAAACCCGCTGGCCGCCGTGCAGATGGGCCTGATCTACGTGAACCCCGAAGGCCCGGACGGCAACCCCGACCCGCTGGCCAGTGGCCGCGACATCCGCGAGACCTTTGGCCGGATGGCGATGAACGACGAGGAAACCGTGGCGCTGGTCGCGGGGGGCCACACCTTCGGCAAGGCGCATGGCGCGGGCGATCCGGCGCTGGTCGGGGCAGAGCCCGAGGCGGGCCCGCTTCAGGACATGGGCTTTGGCTGGCTGAACAAGCACGGTAGCGGCAAGGGCGTGGACACCACCACCTCTGGCATCGAGGGACCGTGGACCGCGACCCCCACCACCTGGGACATGGGCTATTTCGACGTCCTCTTCGGCTACGAGTGGGAGTTGACGAAATCCCCTGCCGGGGCGCAGATCTGGCATGCCAAGGATCTGAAGGACGGCGACCGCGCGCCGCAGGTCGACGGCTCTGGCCAGCGGGTGCCGCTGATGATGACCACTGCTGACATGGCGATGCGTATGGATCCGATCTATGGTCCGATCTCCAAGCGGTTCCACGAGAACCCCGAAGAATTCGCCGAGGCCTTCGCCCGCGCCTGGTTCAAGCTGACGCACCGCGACATGGGGCCGAAGTGCTGCTATGTCGGCAAGGAGGTTCCCGCCGAGGATCTGATCTGGCAGGATCCGGTGCCGCCGGTCGATCACCCGCTGATCGACGACGCGGACATCAAGGCGCTGAAGGCGGAAGTCCTCGGCTCCGGCCTTTCGGTGGCCGATCTGGTCTGGACGGCCTGGGCTTCGGCCTCGACCTTCCGCGGTTCGGACAAGCGAGGCGGGGCCAATGGCGCCCGCATCAGACTTGCCCCGCAAAAGGACTGGGACGCCAATGATCCGGAACGGATTGCCCGCGTTCTGGATACTCTTGGCAGCATTCAGTCGGCGTTCAACGGGGGCGCGTCGGATGGCAAGAGGGTTTCTGTTGCGGACCTGATCGTGCTGGCTGGCTGCGCGGCTGTTGAAGCGGCGGCCAGGGCGGGAGGGCACAGCATCTCCGTGCCCTTCACGCCGGGGCGCACCGATGCGACCGAAGCCCAGACCGACGCCGGGTCGTTCGAACCGATGGAACCGCTCTCGGACGGGTTCCGCAACTACCAGAGCCAGAGCTTCCGTTACCCGGCCGAGGCGCTGTTGGTGGATCGCGCCCAGCTTCTGACTCTGAGCGCACCCGAGATGACGGTCCTTGTGGGCGGTTTGCGTGCCATTGGGGCGACCTGCGGCACGGACGGGGTTCTGACCGACCGCCCCGGCACGCTGAGCGCGGATTTCTTCGTCAACATTCTGGACATGGGCACGGAATGGGCGCCCCTGGATGAGACAGAGACCCGTTTCGAAGGGCGGGACCGCAAGACCGGGAAGGCTAAGTGGACCGGGACGCGGGTGGATCTGGTCTTCGGTTCCAACTCGCAGCTTCGGGCCCTGTCCGAAGTCTATGCCAGCGGTGCCAACGCCGGTCAGTTCGTCGAGGACTTTGTTGCCGCCTGGTGCAAGGTCATGAACGCGGACCGGTTCGATCTGTCCTGA
- a CDS encoding GMC family oxidoreductase, whose translation MSAPFDHSDDSVVVIIGTGAGGGVLANELAQKGVSVVSLEAGGRYLPEDYINDEWDSFGQLAWTDARTTSGDWRVAKDFPGLPTWIVKAVGGSTVHWAGASLRFQDHEWKAATTYGHVQGANLLDWPIDSAEMAPYYDRAEKKLGVTRTNGWPGLPGNNNFKVLEKGAKALGYEEVHTGRMAIMSQEDGDRLMCQQTGFCFQGCKWGAKWSSAYTEIEEGEATGNLEVRIKSHAARILHDDSGKVTGVEYFDENGDLQMQAARAVCVAGNSIESPRLLLNSASSMFPDGLANSSGQVGRNYMRHTTGSVYAVFDQPVRMWRGTTMAGIVQDESRHDPSRGFVGGFEMETVSVGLPFAAAFLDPGAWGREFASALDGYENMAGLWIVGEDMPQETNRITLNGEVKDQFGLPAPDVHFDDHPNDVAMRNYAYERGAAIYDAVGATRIFPTPPYPSTHNLGTNRMSEKARDGVVNKHGQTHDIANLFVSDGSQFTTGAAENPTLTIVALALRQAEFITEAMNRGDI comes from the coding sequence ATGTCTGCACCGTTTGACCATTCCGACGACAGCGTCGTCGTCATCATTGGCACCGGCGCCGGGGGCGGCGTCCTTGCCAACGAGCTGGCCCAGAAAGGCGTCAGCGTCGTCTCGCTCGAAGCCGGCGGGCGCTACCTGCCCGAAGATTACATCAACGACGAATGGGACAGCTTCGGCCAGCTTGCCTGGACCGATGCCCGCACCACCTCGGGCGATTGGCGCGTGGCCAAGGACTTCCCAGGCCTGCCCACCTGGATCGTCAAGGCCGTGGGCGGCTCGACCGTGCACTGGGCCGGCGCCAGCCTGCGTTTCCAGGATCACGAATGGAAGGCCGCGACCACCTATGGCCACGTGCAGGGGGCCAACCTGCTGGACTGGCCGATCGACAGCGCCGAGATGGCGCCCTACTACGATCGGGCCGAGAAGAAACTTGGCGTGACCCGCACCAATGGCTGGCCCGGCCTGCCCGGGAACAACAACTTCAAGGTTCTCGAAAAGGGCGCCAAGGCGCTTGGTTACGAAGAGGTCCACACCGGCCGCATGGCGATCATGAGCCAAGAGGACGGCGATCGCCTGATGTGCCAGCAGACCGGTTTCTGCTTCCAGGGCTGCAAATGGGGCGCCAAGTGGTCCTCGGCCTATACCGAGATCGAAGAGGGCGAAGCCACGGGCAACCTCGAGGTGCGCATCAAGAGCCACGCGGCGCGGATCCTGCACGACGACAGCGGCAAGGTGACGGGCGTCGAATACTTCGACGAGAACGGCGATCTTCAGATGCAGGCGGCGCGCGCGGTCTGCGTCGCCGGCAACTCCATCGAAAGCCCGCGCCTGCTGCTCAATTCGGCCTCGTCGATGTTCCCCGACGGGCTGGCCAACAGCTCGGGTCAGGTGGGGCGCAACTACATGCGCCACACCACCGGGTCGGTCTATGCGGTGTTCGACCAGCCGGTGCGCATGTGGCGCGGCACGACCATGGCGGGGATCGTCCAGGATGAATCGCGCCACGATCCGTCGCGCGGCTTTGTCGGCGGGTTCGAGATGGAAACCGTGTCGGTGGGCCTGCCCTTCGCAGCCGCCTTCCTCGATCCCGGTGCCTGGGGGCGCGAATTCGCCTCTGCCCTCGATGGCTACGAGAACATGGCCGGTCTGTGGATCGTCGGCGAAGACATGCCGCAGGAAACCAACCGCATCACGCTGAATGGCGAGGTTAAAGACCAGTTCGGCCTGCCCGCGCCGGATGTGCATTTCGACGATCACCCGAACGACGTCGCCATGCGCAACTATGCCTATGAACGGGGCGCAGCGATCTACGATGCGGTCGGGGCGACCCGGATCTTCCCGACACCGCCCTACCCGTCGACGCACAACCTGGGCACCAACCGGATGTCGGAAAAGGCGCGGGACGGCGTGGTGAACAAACATGGCCAGACCCATGACATCGCGAACCTGTTCGTCTCGGACGGGTCGCAATTCACCACCGGCGCGGCAGAGAACCCGACGCTGACCATCGTGGCATTGGCCCTGCGTCAGGCCGAATTCATCACCGAGGCGATGAACCGCGGCGACATCTGA